The following proteins are encoded in a genomic region of Roseofilum casamattae BLCC-M143:
- a CDS encoding Hsp20/alpha crystallin family protein, translated as MKTQRPTYRQNQPTRETSRYVPAMEWEITSDEATVRVEVPGVDADDIQIEINDKIVKLQWHRPQPTTRVQNRWRSELKYGDFYRHFALPFAIESDRTQATLNNGILTLSLPKQARSQPVKVHLSKPAPRQTELKVAENPPRTEPITDPWAA; from the coding sequence ATGAAAACCCAAAGACCAACCTATCGTCAAAATCAACCAACCCGTGAAACCTCGAGATATGTACCCGCAATGGAATGGGAAATAACCTCAGACGAGGCAACTGTTCGGGTTGAAGTTCCTGGAGTTGATGCGGACGATATTCAGATTGAAATTAACGACAAAATAGTCAAATTACAATGGCATCGCCCGCAACCGACAACTAGGGTGCAAAACCGATGGCGTTCGGAACTAAAATACGGTGACTTTTATCGGCATTTCGCGTTGCCTTTTGCGATAGAGAGCGATCGCACTCAAGCCACACTAAATAACGGTATTTTAACCCTAAGCTTACCGAAACAGGCGCGATCGCAACCGGTCAAAGTTCACCTCAGCAAACCCGCACCGCGCCAAACCGAACTGAAAGTGGCAGAAAACCCACCCAGAACCGAACCCATAACCGACCCTTGGGCGGCTTAG
- the dnaK gene encoding molecular chaperone DnaK: MAKVVGIDLGTTNSCVAVMEGGKPTVIANAEGGRTTPSVVAYAKNGDRLVGQIAKRQAVMNAQNTFYSVKRFIGRRQDEVGTESTEVSYEVVKEGNNVRLNCPAVDKKFAPEEISAQVLRKLVDDASKYLGETVTQAVITVPAYFNDSQRQATKDAGKIAGVEVLRIINEPTAASLAYGLDKKSNETILVFDLGGGTFDVSILEVGDGVFEVLATSGDTHLGGDDFDKKIVDHLAAEFLKTEGIDLRKDKQALQRLTEAAEKAKIELSTVTQAEINLPFITATQEGPKHLDLTLTRGKFEDLCSDLIDRCRIPVENAIKDAKLDKSAIDEVVLVGGSTRIPAVQEVVEKTLGKAPNQTVNPDEVVAVGAAIQGGVLAGEVKDILLLDVTPLSLGVETLGGVMTKIIPRNTTIPTKKSETFSTAVDSQTNVEIHVLQGEREMSNDNKSLGTFRLDGIPAAPRGVPQIEVTFDIDANGILNVTAKDKGTGKAQSISITGASTLDDREVDRMVKEAEANADADKERREKIDRKNQADQLCYQAEKQMGELEDKVSAEEKTKVEGLIKDLREAVGKEDDESIQSLTNELQQTLYTISSNIYQQAGGEGAEAPGADAAPGADAGSDSPDDDVIDAEFSETK; this comes from the coding sequence ATGGCTAAAGTAGTTGGAATAGACTTAGGAACCACAAACTCTTGCGTTGCAGTAATGGAAGGTGGAAAGCCCACCGTTATTGCGAATGCTGAAGGAGGACGCACCACGCCTTCAGTCGTTGCTTATGCGAAAAATGGCGATCGCCTAGTGGGACAAATCGCCAAGCGTCAAGCGGTCATGAACGCCCAAAATACCTTCTATTCGGTCAAGCGGTTCATCGGACGGCGCCAGGACGAAGTGGGCACCGAATCGACGGAAGTCTCTTACGAAGTTGTCAAAGAAGGCAATAACGTTAGACTCAACTGTCCTGCTGTTGACAAAAAGTTTGCCCCGGAAGAAATCTCCGCACAAGTCTTGCGCAAACTGGTTGATGATGCGAGCAAATACTTGGGCGAAACTGTAACCCAAGCGGTCATCACCGTTCCTGCTTATTTTAACGATTCCCAACGGCAAGCCACCAAAGATGCTGGGAAAATTGCTGGGGTCGAAGTTCTACGGATTATTAACGAGCCTACCGCAGCCTCTCTCGCTTACGGACTGGACAAAAAAAGTAACGAAACCATCCTCGTTTTTGACCTTGGTGGCGGAACCTTTGATGTCTCCATCCTGGAAGTTGGCGATGGCGTCTTTGAAGTACTGGCGACCTCTGGAGATACTCACCTCGGTGGGGATGACTTCGATAAAAAAATTGTAGACCACCTCGCTGCAGAATTCCTGAAAACCGAAGGCATTGACTTGCGCAAAGATAAGCAAGCACTGCAACGGTTAACGGAAGCTGCGGAAAAAGCGAAAATCGAACTTTCGACCGTTACTCAAGCTGAAATTAACCTACCCTTTATTACCGCCACTCAAGAAGGCCCGAAACACCTAGACCTGACTCTGACACGCGGTAAGTTTGAAGACCTGTGCTCCGACTTGATCGATCGCTGCCGCATTCCGGTGGAAAATGCGATTAAAGATGCGAAACTGGACAAATCTGCGATCGATGAGGTGGTTCTCGTTGGAGGTTCGACTCGCATCCCCGCAGTGCAAGAAGTCGTTGAAAAAACCCTGGGCAAAGCACCCAACCAAACCGTAAACCCGGATGAAGTTGTTGCTGTTGGTGCTGCCATTCAAGGTGGGGTACTCGCTGGAGAAGTCAAAGACATTCTCTTGCTCGACGTAACTCCCCTCTCCTTGGGTGTGGAAACCCTCGGTGGCGTCATGACCAAAATCATTCCGCGCAACACCACCATCCCCACCAAAAAATCGGAAACCTTCTCCACTGCTGTCGATAGCCAAACCAATGTGGAAATCCACGTTCTCCAAGGGGAACGGGAAATGTCCAACGACAACAAGAGTTTGGGAACCTTCCGCTTAGATGGTATTCCCGCAGCTCCTCGCGGTGTACCCCAAATTGAAGTTACCTTCGATATCGACGCTAACGGTATCCTGAACGTGACCGCGAAAGACAAGGGAACCGGTAAAGCTCAGTCTATCAGCATCACCGGTGCTTCCACTCTCGACGATCGCGAAGTTGACCGCATGGTGAAAGAAGCAGAAGCGAATGCCGATGCCGATAAAGAACGTCGCGAAAAAATCGATCGCAAAAACCAAGCCGACCAACTTTGCTACCAAGCTGAGAAGCAAATGGGCGAGCTAGAAGATAAGGTTTCTGCTGAGGAGAAAACTAAGGTCGAAGGTCTGATTAAAGACTTGCGCGAGGCAGTCGGCAAAGAAGATGATGAAAGCATTCAATCTTTGACCAACGAGTTGCAACAAACCCTTTACACCATCAGCAGCAATATCTATCAGCAAGCTGGCGGTGAGGGTGCCGAAGCGCCGGGTGCAGATGCGGCTCCTGGAGCAGATGCGGGTTCTGACAGTCCCGATGATGATGTCATTGATGCTGAGTTCTCGGAAACCAAATAA
- a CDS encoding alanine-zipper protein has protein sequence MLQLEEYHGVKRQWLRWYDARGHWIPTPAERAQEEANLANQRARGAREEANLANQRAQSAEQSQKRAIPRLLSMGLSAEQVAEALGLSVEEISQWTES, from the coding sequence TTGCTACAGTTGGAGGAATATCATGGAGTAAAACGGCAATGGTTGCGTTGGTACGATGCCCGAGGACATTGGATTCCTACACCTGCCGAACGCGCACAGGAAGAAGCAAATCTGGCTAACCAACGCGCACGGGGTGCTCGGGAAGAAGCGAATCTGGCTAACCAACGGGCACAGAGTGCGGAACAGTCCCAGAAAAGAGCTATCCCGCGACTGTTAAGTATGGGGTTGAGTGCCGAGCAGGTTGCTGAGGCTTTGGGATTATCGGTTGAGGAGATAAGTCAATGGACAGAAAGTTAA
- a CDS encoding glycoside hydrolase family 3 N-terminal domain-containing protein, which translates to MGNPQFHRPDLALLSLEQQVAQMVVVRAAGYRFDHQIRYPNWEPPNKTLHEWIAHLGVGGIILVGGSAAELRDRISSLQALAEIPLLVGADVEEGVGQRFSAATHFPPPMALGAIAKQSPETAIEYARKMGEMTAREALALGINWLYAPVSDVNNNPNNPVINVRAFAETVETTSTLISAYIQGARVHPILTTAKHFPGHGDTAVDSHLQLPVLPHSPERLAEVELVPFQHAIAAGVDAVMTAHLSIPAWDTEEPATLSAKILTEKLRQELGFSGLIVTDALVMGAIANHYGTNEAAVLAVQAGADILLMPGDPPGAIAAVCDAVREGKITPERIQASVERIWQAKEKIAAPDIPQFPQAIGNIDTRETARAITRDAQTVGGKLHLVPKPGYNLIAVDDALDCAVLAKPAPAIILPEEEGYKLQLVDSHTPYPLPTWEEPTLLQLFVRGHPFRGSSQLNDRAIALFQELVKTGHLQALVLYGSPYILDLLQPQLPADIPYVFSYGQMPDAQAIALQTLGFKST; encoded by the coding sequence ATGGGCAATCCTCAATTTCATCGCCCTGACTTGGCTTTGCTATCCTTAGAACAACAAGTGGCGCAAATGGTGGTGGTTCGCGCTGCTGGCTATCGATTCGACCATCAAATTCGCTATCCCAATTGGGAACCGCCGAATAAGACGCTACACGAATGGATTGCACATTTGGGAGTGGGCGGCATAATTTTAGTTGGAGGAAGTGCGGCGGAACTGCGCGATCGCATCTCCTCTCTGCAAGCCCTAGCCGAGATTCCCTTGCTCGTGGGAGCGGACGTGGAAGAAGGAGTGGGGCAGCGGTTTTCGGCAGCCACGCACTTTCCGCCCCCCATGGCATTAGGCGCGATCGCCAAACAGTCTCCCGAAACGGCGATCGAGTATGCCCGGAAGATGGGAGAAATGACGGCGCGAGAAGCCTTAGCCTTGGGAATCAATTGGTTATACGCTCCCGTGTCCGATGTAAATAATAACCCGAACAATCCAGTCATAAACGTGCGCGCGTTCGCCGAAACTGTGGAAACGACGAGCACTTTAATCTCCGCCTATATTCAAGGAGCGCGCGTTCATCCTATCCTGACGACAGCGAAACATTTCCCCGGTCATGGCGATACAGCCGTAGATTCTCATCTGCAACTGCCTGTATTGCCCCATTCTCCAGAACGGCTCGCGGAAGTCGAACTCGTTCCGTTCCAACATGCGATCGCCGCTGGAGTCGATGCCGTGATGACCGCTCATCTCTCTATTCCCGCCTGGGATACGGAGGAACCGGCCACCTTATCGGCAAAAATTCTAACAGAAAAGCTGCGCCAGGAACTCGGGTTTTCCGGACTCATTGTCACCGATGCCTTGGTTATGGGCGCGATCGCCAACCACTACGGAACCAACGAAGCCGCCGTGTTAGCCGTGCAAGCGGGAGCCGATATTTTACTCATGCCGGGAGATCCTCCGGGAGCGATCGCCGCCGTGTGCGATGCCGTGCGCGAGGGTAAAATTACACCAGAAAGAATCCAAGCCTCCGTAGAACGAATCTGGCAAGCGAAAGAGAAGATTGCCGCGCCAGATATTCCGCAATTTCCGCAAGCTATTGGTAATATCGATACTAGAGAAACAGCGCGCGCTATTACCCGAGACGCCCAAACCGTTGGCGGAAAACTACATCTGGTTCCAAAGCCTGGGTATAATTTAATCGCAGTCGATGATGCCCTCGATTGTGCCGTTCTGGCAAAACCTGCTCCGGCAATTATCTTACCGGAAGAGGAAGGATATAAACTCCAGTTAGTAGACTCCCATACTCCCTACCCTCTGCCAACCTGGGAAGAACCGACTCTCCTGCAACTCTTCGTGCGCGGCCATCCCTTCCGAGGCAGTTCCCAATTAAACGATCGCGCGATCGCACTTTTCCAAGAACTGGTCAAAACCGGACATCTCCAAGCCTTAGTCCTTTATGGCAGTCCCTATATTCTCGACCTCTTACAACCGCAACTTCCTGCAGATATTCCCTACGTTTTCAGTTACGGACAAATGCCAGATGCACAGGCGATCGCGCTGCAAACATTGGGATTCAAATCTACTTAA
- the rbfA gene encoding 30S ribosome-binding factor RbfA: MANSRRVSRVSSQIKREVGQMLIHGIKDDRVGAGMVSVTDVDVSGDLQHAKIFVSIYGTEDAKAETMEGLRSATSYVRYELGHRMQLRRTPEVTFLEDRSLERGDRLLDLMNKISQDRPLAEVEEEEYGKIVSAQDNE; the protein is encoded by the coding sequence ATGGCTAACAGTCGCCGTGTTTCTCGCGTATCCTCCCAAATTAAACGCGAAGTGGGCCAGATGTTAATCCATGGGATTAAGGATGACCGAGTGGGAGCGGGGATGGTCAGCGTAACCGACGTGGATGTTTCGGGCGACCTGCAACATGCCAAGATTTTTGTCAGCATCTATGGAACGGAAGACGCGAAAGCCGAAACTATGGAAGGTTTGCGATCGGCAACCTCTTACGTGCGCTACGAACTCGGCCATCGAATGCAACTGCGACGCACCCCGGAAGTAACTTTTCTGGAAGACCGCTCTCTGGAACGAGGCGATCGCTTATTGGATTTAATGAATAAGATTTCTCAAGATCGTCCCCTCGCCGAAGTCGAGGAGGAAGAGTATGGCAAGATTGTCTCCGCTCAAGACAATGAGTAA
- a CDS encoding DUF751 family protein, which produces MGDFFQNVSRYPRYLISFTLGIFYFLFKSLQPFFSRPVTAIATLGFLVSGFIFLTLTLRAMLGLSAV; this is translated from the coding sequence ATGGGAGACTTCTTTCAAAACGTATCGCGCTATCCCCGCTATCTCATCTCCTTCACCCTAGGGATATTCTACTTCCTGTTCAAATCTCTGCAACCCTTCTTCAGCCGTCCCGTAACCGCGATCGCAACTCTCGGTTTCCTCGTCTCCGGGTTTATCTTCCTCACCCTCACCCTGCGCGCCATGCTCGGCTTATCCGCCGTTTAA
- a CDS encoding metallophosphoesterase family protein gives MKIQRRQLLTWGGGIALGWAIGKGVQAQRSGSFSDLAISKESVDVASDRPPLLRFVSVADTGTGAQGQYAVAAAMTKHYQESPYELVVLAGDNIYNDGEIEKIQAVFEEPYAPLLQQGVPFYACLGNHDIRTDNGVPQTQYPLFNMGGQRYYTWQQDPVQFFALDTNHNANWEEQLPWLDKQLGESQAPWKIVFGHHQIYSSAHYGVNDKLIKLLTPLFKKHGVQLYINGHEHVYERTYPIDGTTYLICGAGAGVRDVGQSQWTAHSASQLSFAAYEVYGDRIVIQAIGTDSQVFDRGAIAIG, from the coding sequence ATGAAAATACAACGCCGGCAACTGCTAACATGGGGAGGAGGAATCGCTCTGGGATGGGCGATCGGTAAGGGCGTACAAGCGCAGCGTTCCGGTTCTTTCTCGGACTTAGCCATCTCTAAGGAAAGCGTCGATGTTGCCTCGGATCGTCCTCCTCTCCTGCGATTTGTTTCCGTGGCGGATACGGGGACTGGCGCCCAAGGACAATATGCGGTGGCGGCGGCCATGACGAAGCATTACCAAGAGTCTCCCTACGAGTTGGTGGTGCTCGCCGGAGATAATATTTATAACGATGGCGAAATTGAAAAGATTCAGGCAGTTTTTGAAGAACCTTATGCCCCATTATTGCAACAAGGCGTACCCTTCTATGCCTGTCTGGGCAACCACGATATTCGTACCGATAACGGGGTTCCGCAAACGCAATATCCTCTCTTCAATATGGGCGGACAACGCTATTACACCTGGCAGCAAGATCCGGTACAGTTTTTTGCCTTGGATACTAATCATAATGCGAATTGGGAAGAGCAATTACCTTGGCTGGACAAACAACTGGGAGAAAGCCAAGCACCGTGGAAAATTGTCTTCGGCCACCATCAAATTTATTCGTCGGCTCACTATGGCGTTAACGATAAATTGATTAAGCTGCTGACTCCGTTATTCAAGAAACATGGCGTACAACTCTACATCAACGGTCACGAACATGTCTACGAACGCACCTATCCCATTGATGGCACTACTTATCTCATCTGCGGTGCGGGTGCGGGAGTGCGAGATGTGGGACAGTCCCAGTGGACGGCACACTCGGCTTCTCAGTTGAGTTTTGCCGCTTATGAGGTGTATGGCGATCGCATCGTCATCCAAGCCATTGGAACCGACAGCCAAGTGTTCGATCGCGGAGCGATTGCGATCGGGTAA
- a CDS encoding ShlB/FhaC/HecB family hemolysin secretion/activation protein → MRSEFLLSSLSGLALFATYIQPTRALPSPGADVPNGAEHPARSLETASAGKSLDDLEFTPEPAIESFTPPELLPSESFSWSNGPELSWEYSPGFETVNIAPQPLLEISETPQALSQTTDETGEPPSEVEVKQILVTGSTIFSEEELNTLLASYQGRSLTIEELRQAADSITEQYLNQGYINSRAILGNQVLDDGIVEIQVIEGSLEEIIIQGSGRLNERYIRNRIRRGARAPLNSASLENQLRLLKTDPLFENVEASLQPGTGIGQSKLTVRVSLVRPLSANFFVDNYSTPSVGAERMGFRVAYQNPTGLGDRISFGYNRPTNGSDTDRYEFTYRVPVNAMDGALTIQFLPDNNEVSNINLQDLGIRGETQRYEFDFRQPFIRSPRQEFALSLGFSHHRGQTFLGNVPFGFGSGPDDRGRTRSSAIRFGQEYLRRDVGGIWAARSQFLLGIDAFDATINPNPIPDSRFFSWNLSAQRLQRLGKHQLLTVRANLQLATTSLLPSRQFVIGGGQSLRGYRQNARSGDNGFLISIEDRITIQRNASGQPSLTFAPFLDIGQVWNKSGNPNIIASQKFLMGTGMAILWEVMPGWNVRVDYGIPLIELPDRGNNAQDDGFYFSVNVEL, encoded by the coding sequence GTGAGGAGTGAGTTCTTATTATCCAGTCTATCTGGTCTTGCCTTATTCGCCACCTATATTCAGCCAACCCGAGCCTTGCCATCTCCTGGGGCCGATGTTCCCAATGGTGCAGAACATCCGGCCCGTAGCTTGGAGACAGCTTCGGCAGGCAAATCTCTAGACGATTTAGAATTTACTCCGGAACCTGCAATAGAGAGTTTTACACCGCCAGAACTACTTCCGAGCGAATCTTTTTCTTGGAGCAACGGGCCGGAGTTGAGTTGGGAATATTCTCCTGGTTTCGAGACGGTAAATATTGCTCCCCAACCCTTGTTAGAAATTTCTGAGACTCCTCAAGCTCTCTCGCAAACCACAGACGAGACTGGCGAACCTCCCAGTGAAGTCGAAGTGAAACAAATCCTGGTTACCGGAAGCACGATCTTCTCGGAAGAAGAACTCAATACCTTACTTGCTAGCTACCAAGGTCGTTCTCTAACCATTGAGGAATTGAGGCAAGCGGCAGATAGCATTACCGAACAATATCTAAACCAAGGCTATATCAACTCTCGGGCAATTCTGGGCAACCAAGTTCTCGACGATGGCATTGTTGAAATTCAAGTCATTGAAGGCAGTTTAGAAGAAATTATCATTCAAGGTTCGGGGCGTTTAAACGAGAGATATATTAGAAACCGCATTCGTCGCGGCGCTCGCGCTCCTTTAAATAGTGCTTCGTTGGAAAATCAATTGCGACTGCTGAAAACCGATCCCTTATTTGAAAATGTAGAAGCGAGTTTGCAACCAGGCACGGGTATCGGTCAAAGCAAGCTCACCGTGCGCGTCAGTTTAGTTAGACCGTTGAGCGCTAACTTTTTTGTCGATAACTATTCCACGCCGAGCGTTGGTGCCGAGCGCATGGGGTTTCGCGTTGCGTATCAGAACCCGACCGGTTTGGGCGATCGCATCAGCTTCGGTTACAATCGTCCTACCAATGGCAGCGATACCGATCGCTACGAGTTTACCTATCGCGTTCCCGTCAACGCTATGGATGGAGCGCTCACCATTCAATTTTTGCCGGATAATAATGAAGTGAGCAACATTAACCTGCAAGATTTGGGCATTCGCGGCGAAACCCAACGTTACGAATTTGACTTTCGCCAACCCTTCATTCGCTCTCCCCGGCAAGAGTTTGCGCTCTCTCTCGGATTTTCCCATCACCGAGGGCAAACTTTTCTCGGAAATGTTCCCTTCGGGTTTGGCTCGGGACCGGACGATCGCGGCCGCACCCGCAGTAGTGCCATTCGCTTCGGACAAGAATACTTGCGGCGAGATGTGGGGGGAATTTGGGCGGCGCGATCGCAATTTCTCCTCGGTATTGATGCATTCGATGCTACAATCAACCCCAACCCTATTCCCGATAGTCGGTTCTTCAGTTGGAACCTGAGCGCTCAACGGTTGCAACGGTTGGGCAAACATCAACTACTCACGGTGCGCGCCAACTTACAACTGGCCACCACCAGCCTTCTCCCTTCGCGACAGTTCGTGATTGGTGGCGGTCAATCTCTGCGCGGCTATCGGCAAAATGCGCGCTCTGGAGATAATGGATTTCTCATTTCTATTGAAGACCGGATTACCATCCAGCGCAACGCCAGCGGTCAACCGAGTTTGACATTTGCTCCCTTTCTCGATATCGGTCAAGTCTGGAATAAATCGGGAAATCCTAATATTATTGCATCGCAAAAGTTTCTCATGGGAACGGGGATGGCCATACTCTGGGAAGTCATGCCGGGATGGAACGTGCGCGTCGATTATGGCATACCCTTAATTGAGTTACCCGACCGAGGAAATAACGCTCAGGATGATGGGTTTTATTTCAGCGTTAATGTTGAACTTTAG
- a CDS encoding Gfo/Idh/MocA family protein, translating into MSLKRLTPPVRAGIIGTGFAAGRRARALQEDDRAQLVAAVGHQPEKTEQFARTYGLQVLPHWQDLVALSDLDLVVVSTINRDCAAIAKGALQARKHVVVEYPLALNLTAGRELLVLAQNQQRLLHVEHIEVLGELHQVFKQALSQLGEVSYARYSKIAPKHPAPQRWSYQKSLFGFPLVASLSCIHRLTDAFGMVSSVSCQTRYWPEEQEQYGACLSTAQLTFKCGTIADIIYAKGDRFWHPERRLEARGSQGSIICSSQSALLIQEDRTREIAIGSRRGLFAEDTRQVLNHLIAAEPLYITAEASLYALQVACAAEQSAATGRVVWVDELDAIAV; encoded by the coding sequence ATGTCTCTTAAGCGTTTAACTCCTCCAGTTCGGGCGGGCATCATTGGTACTGGTTTTGCTGCGGGACGAAGAGCGCGAGCACTACAAGAGGACGATCGCGCGCAGTTAGTTGCAGCAGTCGGACATCAACCCGAGAAGACGGAGCAGTTTGCTCGAACTTACGGCCTGCAAGTTCTACCCCATTGGCAGGATCTGGTGGCCCTTTCGGATCTGGATTTGGTGGTGGTGAGTACGATTAATCGAGATTGTGCTGCGATCGCAAAAGGTGCTCTGCAAGCGCGCAAGCATGTCGTCGTCGAATATCCTCTCGCCTTGAATTTGACGGCAGGGCGAGAATTGCTGGTTCTGGCGCAAAATCAGCAGCGACTGTTGCATGTGGAACATATTGAGGTGTTGGGTGAATTGCACCAAGTCTTTAAGCAAGCGCTATCTCAGTTAGGGGAAGTGAGCTACGCGCGCTACAGTAAAATTGCTCCGAAACATCCCGCTCCCCAGCGTTGGAGTTATCAGAAATCCTTATTTGGGTTTCCGTTAGTGGCGTCTCTCTCCTGCATCCACCGGTTAACGGATGCTTTCGGAATGGTAAGTTCGGTTAGTTGCCAAACGCGCTATTGGCCGGAAGAGCAGGAGCAGTATGGAGCGTGTTTATCGACGGCGCAACTGACGTTTAAATGTGGAACGATCGCGGATATTATTTATGCCAAAGGCGATCGCTTTTGGCATCCGGAGCGCCGGTTGGAAGCTCGTGGCAGCCAAGGATCGATTATTTGTTCCAGTCAAAGCGCTCTCCTCATTCAAGAGGATCGAACGCGGGAAATTGCGATCGGCTCTCGTCGGGGTTTATTTGCCGAAGATACGCGCCAAGTCTTAAATCACTTAATTGCCGCAGAGCCACTCTACATTACAGCGGAAGCCAGCCTCTATGCCCTGCAAGTGGCCTGCGCGGCCGAGCAGTCTGCGGCAACCGGACGGGTGGTGTGGGTCGATGAGTTGGATGCGATCGCCGTTTAA